One genomic window of Motacilla alba alba isolate MOTALB_02 chromosome 3, Motacilla_alba_V1.0_pri, whole genome shotgun sequence includes the following:
- the LOC119698525 gene encoding interferon-induced very large GTPase 1-like → MASQEDTQEGDAKAQLLAEAFEKEGLEAAYWLPKASQILGIKHREALQHLEYKDYLKLECEAQHPWEKKALLKLLKITDDKTASKEVQKEHLEKTKQRQNMAQQALKDLTEMLNSHSHSQDALREKAETLWRVMEIPKEFWPPPEKPLADVLESIQKQLELQKQSAGRREKIPDTEVLRRASGGLALQGIYRTSRPEDVLARREQLLRVPEGFQLAGPEQGSLLERKEFSSSAAESTFTKSMEQLGFSMSVSAKSTFWGIILGGRADHSSSWLSQDTHQSHSEQSYFCATKYQYIPLASCYFQRHQLHLSDAALQELQDMEKQLLKFSWEEDNPILVKMCESFFSRFGSHVCRGPLHFGGIFWWKASTEGFRAEQREEMKRQTTEALNSFVGASWGGFGASVEGTLDVSISSSQASVLGRAGESSHTVIQLYVVNTGGPADTASLPQWKTGLVSDNTTWCVIDRGFELIPVWDIILGNHCGDFKSVGQMSRALRAGYKALMNQSIITIFGEELGSAVQEARDFMGTMQTWKVTKVDERKLLMLMELKDDLNAKTGNPSVWINACLSDKALQDFLVNTVRSCQESPPENTTSIKVMLRSLLNPHIYSVKNFHEASFIMKWVFQTEHPLPRSPKVSELQELIKTLQQMKEHIHAVTYAPGSSASDVHEAKIEATLTSSLAIYSLLQSLQEQAQKDMELLVLLIVTSTGYQVESSTFQHLLVHPEIHYMAKEMEAAHAEYVNLKEQDANRAEAFLLLTGLTVTPESQELSPEQKRERLVFMEDHMKGLWSIQIKNLLQKHRGDEDWERLEQDLDSLISGCLDDKWDEQRMQNILRDLRDTFPTPEVSSQSQSKSNSSESKEKEAIANQAFLPLLKRLGLENHYPRKMGMGDFHTIRKISLQDSQPSQDEELPFYFLQKLLTVDYQVRYLTCWKRSNSGLAPMPQTTEQENQQSGSFENFLDKLTEAAPEHGSKDSHVHPMDLQMAIFHCADDFLRQTLTTKLAFCQLALPLLVPNPSTSRIEFPLYALSQIQRSWKEVEKSGKQAQTKSYNNKLIFQALTPIVSFIRIGSSDSSSKSQLLNALLSKRKHDTFFHRHCRGSTRERLLMEGLVEIAWYCPGGSPSDTLERCVAFCNLHGDARDHGAQLQFLQEISAVNVAVVSELEHMDDRGKKLLKDLWQSQRPLVFLLTEKENVAAGQASKIITIGIKNRNEAELMVQLTKTIRNLLKGSNPCFSLEACADKARQHGFIVDAGQPACVTAKAKAKELVELLKKEKLSEIKSQLLPLQGKLWYQWCQKDKELTRLQEKGNKSIEHHRSQIEQEKKAIRRKQLEQAFPLNPLMKSFLGFLQSQPADTMKYFLYWMKVFMDELSCGRLEELRRDYHKLWTEILVLKKSQGKMCMNTKMLNHLESLSDEINDSSISLEHLLREAGQIYEALQLMKKKKDNFIKLPEIAAELMVSGYPVELMDGDASYLPLRWVGAIFDRLIERLGDKRVFVLSVLGIQSTGKSTLLNAMFGLQFNVSAGRCTRGAFMQLIPVAEELQQDLGFDFVLVVDTEGLRAIEMANKHSLNHDNELATFVIGVGNLTVINIFGENPSEMQDVLQTVVQAFLRMKKVNLSPSCLFVHQNVGEATAKEQNMEGQRRLQEKLDEMTRVAAQQEFCDISSFSDVIDFDVNTHIHYFSHLWEGSPPMAPPNPKYSQNVQQLKSKILQTAKKESQRGILTFLSLKDRIGDLWNALLNENFVFSFKNSLEIAVYRRLESAFSQWTWRLRSHILDVQMRLDNKIRNGDLQNVTRGHLEGLVQETSDAIEKEMEKYFREDKDGETLVQWKSSTGLKLKELKETLLLETQKKCENLIENLREQRKLDARKLKYEDELLRRSRELAVSLKGKSLSERDLKDHFTLVWNQWINEVSVAAPPPERVDIDGEIEDVLLEYFKEPGIHAQITSFPKGRGFSFDPEKHIMKKKYLGFITDPRSISYADVINFQHIIDNIIASVKANIAKKEEEKRDYSQNFIHEILNEVQKGVNSVPSNAKCTFNREYSMDLSLYLCKMAAERFKAMHEAFRKANDPVVYLNSKREYFFQCFQISCQGATSVTTFAVLLCDKIEPALRRAVYERMAKDIAEDMRGKFPDFQGNRANLEVWILKYLAEQENFEYFKQYLRSPKQFFESYIEIRVRKHCFDGSRRLSVFLDFSLDLLYQNILSAISLSTQIVKDRKDREDKVSLWLDEFCRELSEVINLPRSDLKGIEHQEVTDIEFLSSAMAEALDDLRDRLMKELADADLSSFPRQPHTILVEHFSGCWAQCPFCGTVCTNTMRDHDRDHQVVFHRPRALMGTTWPGTDQLVIDICSSLVTTKLKFTFDNSKLIPYKNYRDVGPPYSTWNILPDSSMQAYWKWFVSHFRTQLEALCNGKFQGKGEIPEAWGRITKQEVLSDLNKYSPCQQRKRSKKYLTIQSAFYEILHKIKSH, encoded by the coding sequence ATGGCTTCTCAAGAGGACACACAGGAGGGGGATGCaaaggcacagctcctggctgaggCGTTTGAGAAGGAAGGACTGGAAGCTGCATACTGGCTGCCCAAAGCTTCACAGATCCTGGGAATCAAGCACAGAGAAGCCCTGCAACATCTGGAATACAAAGATTACCTCAAGCTGGAGTGTGAGGCACAGCACCCCTGGGAGAAAAAGGCACTCCTAAAACTCCTGAAAATAACAGATGACAAAACAGCATCTAAAGAGGTGCAGAAGGAGCACTTGGAGAAGACAAAGCAGAGACAAAATATGGCCCAACAAGCTCTGAAGGATCTGACAGAAATGCTcaacagccacagccacagccaggatGCTCTGAGGGAGAAAGCAGAGACTCTGTGGCGAGTCATGGAGATTCCCAAAGAGTTCTGGCCACCACCAGAGAAACCCTTGGCAGATGTGCTGGAGAGCAtccagaagcagctggagctgcagaagcagtcagcaggcaggagggagaaaatCCCTGACACGGAGGTGCTGAGGCGGGCTTCAGGGGGACTGGCCCTGCAGGGCATCTACAGAACCAGCAGACCTGAAGATGTGCTGGCAAGGcgagagcagctcctcagggttCCTGAGGGATTCCAGCTGGCCGGTCCGGAGCAAGGATCGCTGCTTGAGAGGAAGGagttctcctcctctgcagcagaatCCACTTTCACCAAGTCCATGGAGCAGCTGGGGTTCAGCATGAGCGTTTCTGCCAAATCCACATTCTGGGGGATTATTCTGGGAGGGCGTGCAgatcacagcagctcctggctgtcaCAGGACACCCACCAGTCCCACTCTGAGCAGAGCTACTTTTGCGCCACCAAGTACCAGTACATCCCTCTGGCCTCCTGCTACTTCCAAAGGCATCAGCTTCACCTCTCGGATGcggctctgcaggagctgcaagaCATGGAGAAGCAGCTTTTGAAGTTCAGTTGGGAAGAAGACAACCCCATCTTGGTGAAGATGTGTGAGAGCTTCTTCAGCAGGTTTGGGTCCCATGTATGCCGGGGTCCCCTCCACTTTGGGGGGATATTCTGGTGGAAGGCTTCTACAGAAGGATTCCGAGCTGAGCAGCGGGAAGAGATGAAGCGACAAACGACTGAAGCACTGAACAGCTTTGTTGGGGCCAGCTGGGGTGGCTTTGGGGCCAGTGTAGAAGGGACCCTAGATGTTTCTATATCCAGCTCACAGGCTTCTGTcctggggagagctggagagagttCTCATACAGTGATTCAGCTCTACGTGGTCAACACAGGGGGCCCAGCAGACACAGCTTCCCTTCCTCAGTGGAAAACAGGGCTCGTGTCTGATAACACAACGTGGTGCGTTATCGACCGTGGCTTTGAGCTGATCCCAGTGTGGGACATCATCCTGGGCAATCACTGTGGGGATTTCAAGTCTGTTGGTCAGATGAGCAGAGCTCTCAGGGCTGGGTACAAAGCACTGATGAATCAGAGCATCATAACCATTTTTGGAGAGGAACTGGGCAGTGCAGTGCAAGAGGCCAGAGATTTCATGGGGACTATGCAGACCTGGAAGGTGACAAAAGTGGATGAAAGGAAGCTGCTCATGCTGATGGAGCTAAAAGATGATCTGAATGCAAAAACTGGGAACCCCAGTGTGTGGATCAACGCGTGCCTGTCGGACAAAGCCCTGCAGGACTTCCTGGTGAACACCGTGCGCAGCTGCCAGGAGTCACCTCCAGAAAACACCACCTCTATCAAGGTAATGTTGAGGAGCCTCCTGAATCCTCATATCTACTCTGTCAAGAATTTCCATGAGGCTTCCTTCATTATGAAATGGGTCTTCCAGACTGAGCACCCACTTCCCAGGTCTCCCAAAGTCTCTGAGCTTCAAGAGCTCATCAAAACACTGCAGCAAATGAAGGAGCACATCCATGCTGTCACCTACGCACCAGGAAGCTCTGCTTCTGATGTTCATGAGGCAAAGATAGAAGCCACCCTGACCAGCAGCCTCGCCATTTATTCCTTACTCCAGTCTCTCCAGGAACAGGCtcagaaggacatggaactgttggtGCTCTTGATTGTGACCAGCACAGGGTACCAGGtggaaagcagcacttttcAGCACCTTCTTGTACACCCAGAAATTCACTACATGGCCAAGGAAATGGAAGCAGCACATGCGGAGTATGTGAACCTGAAGGAGCAAGATGCCAACAGAGCTGAGGCCTTCCTCCTGCTGACGGGTCTGACTGTGACACCTGAAAGTCAAGAGCTGTCCCCTGAGCAGAAGAGGGAGCGTTTAGTTTTCATGGAAGATCACATGAAAGGCTTGTGGTCCATACAGATAAAGAATCTCCTCCAAAAGCACCGTGGAGACGAAgactgggagaggctggagcaggaccTGGACTCCTTGATCAGTGGGTGCTTGGATGACAAATGGGATGAACAGAGAATGCAGAACATACTCAGAGACCTAAGAGATACTTTTCCAACACCTGAGGTCTCCAGTCAGTCCCAATCCAAGTCAAACAGCAGCGAatccaaagaaaaggaagccaTTGCAAACCAGGCGTTTCTCCCGTTACTCAAGCGCCTTGGATTGGAAAATCACTATCCCAGGAAAATGGGGATGGGAGATTTCCACACCATCCGCAAGATatctctgcaggacagccagcccagccaggacgAGGAGCTGCCATTTTACTTCTTGCAAAAGCTGTTAACTGTGGATTACCAGGTGAGATACCTGACTTGCTGGAAAAGGAGCAACTCAGGCCTTGCACCCATGCCACAAACCACAGAGCAAGAGAACCAACAATCAGGCTCCTTTGAAAACTTTCTTGATAAGCTGACAGAAGCAGCTCCTGAACATGGTAGCAAGGACAGCCATGTGCACCCCATGGACCTGCAGATGGCCATTTTCCATTGTGCTGATGACTTCCTGAGACAGACACTTACAACCAAGCTGGCCTTCTGCCAACTGGCGCTGCCTCTGCTGGTGCCCAACCCGAGCACTTCACGCATTGAGTTCCCACTCTACGCCCTCAGCCAAATCCAAAGGAGCTGGAAAGAGGTGGAGAAGTCAGGAAAGCAGGCCCAAACAAAGAGTTACAACAACAAACTCATCTTTCAGGCACTGACACCCATTGTGTCCTTCATCCGCATTGGCAGCTCAGACTCCTCTTCCAAGTCCCAGCTCCTGAACGCTCTGCTGAGCAAACGCAAACACGACACTTTCTTCCACCGccactgcagaggcagcaccagAGAGCGTTTGCTGATGGAAGGGCTGGTGGAGATTGCCTGGTACTGCCCTGGCGGAAGCCCCAGTGACACCCTTGAGCGCTGCGTGGCTTTCTGTAACCTGCATGGAGACGCCAGGGATCATGGAGcacagctgcagttcctgcaggaGATATCTGCTGTCAATGTGGCTGTTGTATCTGAGTTGGAGCACATGGACGACAGGGGGAAAAAGCTTCTGAAGGACCTCTGGCAGTCACAAAGGcctttggtttttcttctcacagaaaaagagaatgtgGCAGCTGGACAAGCCAGCAAAATCATAACAATAGGGATCAAGAACAGAAATGAAGCAGAACTGATGGTCCAGCTGACCAAGACAATTCGGAATCTCCTGAAAGGATCTAATCCATGTTTCAGTCTAGAGGCCTGTGCGGACAAAGCTCGCCAGCATGGATTCATTGTAGATGCAGGTCAACCCGCGTGTGTGACAGCCAAAGCAAAGGCAAAGGAGCTGGTGGAGCTTctgaagaaagagaagctgtCGGAGatcaaatcccagctgctgccgCTTCAAGGAAAACTGTGGTACCAGTGGTGCCAAAAGGACAAAGAACTCACTCGCTTGCAGGAGAAGGGGAACAAGAGCATTGAGCATCATCGCAGCCAAATTGaacaagagaagaaagcaataaGAAGAAAGCAACTTGAGCAAGCTTTCCCTCTCAACCCACTGATGAAATCATTCCTTGGCTTTCTCCAGTCCCAGCCAGCAGATACCATGAAATACTTCCTGTATTGGATGAAGGTCTTTATGGACGAGCTGTCTTGTGGTCGCCTTGAAGAACTGAGGAGAGACTATCACAAGTTATGGACTGAAATcttggtattaaaaaaaagccagggAAAAATGTGTATGAATACTAAAATGTTGAATCATTTAGAAAGCCTCTCTGATGAAATCAATGATTCATCCATCAGCCTGGAGCACCTTCTGAGAGAGGCAGGGCAGATTTATGAAGCTCTgcaattaatgaagaaaaagaaagacaattttaTCAAACTGCCAGAAattgcagcagagctgatggtTTCAGGGTACCCCGTGGAGCTTATGGATGGGGACGCTTCTTACCTGCCCTTGCGCTGGGTGGGAGCAATCTTTGACAGATTAATTGAGAGGCTGGGGGACAAACGAGTGtttgtgctctctgtgctgggcatCCAGAGCACGGGCAAGTCCACACTGCTGAATGCCATGTTTGGTCTGCAGTTCAATGTCAGCGCAGGGAGATGCACCCGCGGAGCCTTCATGCAGCTCATCCCggtggcagaggagctgcagcaagaCTTGGGCTTTGATTTTGTGCTGGTGGTTGACACAGAGGGACTTCGTGCCATCGAGATGGCCAATAAACACTCCCTGAACCATGACAACGAGCTGGCCACCTTTGTCATTGGTGTTGGCAACTTGACTGTGATCAATATCTTTGGAGAAAATCCATCAGAAATGCAAGATGTTCTCCAGACAGTGGTGCAGGCTTTCCTGAGGATGAAGAAAGTCAATCTTTCCCCAAGCTGCCTCTTTGTCCACCAAAACGTGGGAGAAGCAACTGCCAAGGAGCAGAACATGGAAGGTCAAAGGCGCttgcaggaaaagctggatgAAATGACCCGAGTAGCTGcccagcaggaattctgtgACATCTCCTCCTTCAGCGATGTCATTGACTTTGATGTGAACACCCACATTCACTACTTTTCTCACCTGTGGGAAGGAAGCCCCCCAATGGCACCACCCAACCCCAAATACAGCCAGAATGTCCAGCAActcaaaagcaaaatactgcAGACTGCCAAGAAGGAGTCGCAGCGCGGCATTTTGACATTCTTGAGCCTGAAAGATCGTATTGGTGACCTCTGGAATGCTTTGCTGAATGAAAACTTTGTCTTCAGCTTCAAGAATTCTCTGGAGATTGCTGTCTACAGGAGACTGGAAAGTGCCTTTAGTCAGTGGACCTGGAGGCTGAGGAGTCACATCTTAGATGTACAGATGAGACTGGACAACAAAATTCGGAACGGGGACTTGCAGAATGTCACCAGAGGACACCTTGAAGGGCTGGTGCAAGAGACAAGTGATGCCAttgagaaagaaatggaaaagtatTTCAGGGAAGACAAAGACGGTGAGACACTGGTgcagtggaaatccagcacagGGTTGAAGCTGAAAGAACTAAAAGAGACTCTTCTTCttgaaacacaaaagaaatgtgAGAATCTCATTGAGAATctgagggagcagaggaaacTGGATGCAAGGAAGTTGAAATATGAAGATGAGCTGCTGAGAAGGAGTCGGGAGCTGGCTGTGAGTCTGAAAGGGAAGAGCCTCAGTGAGAGAGATCTAAAGGACCACTTTACTCTTGTCTGGAACCAGTGGATTAATGAAGTCTCTgttgctgctcctcctccagaaCGGGTGGATATTGATGGGGAAATTGAAGATGTCCTTCTTGAGTATTTTAAGGAGCCGGGAATCCATGCACAGATCACGTCATTTCCAAAAGGCAGAGGATTTTCTTTTGATCCAGAGAAAcatataatgaagaaaaaatatttaggctTTATCACTGATCCCAGGAGCATTTCCTATGCTGATGTGATCAACTTTCAGCACATCATAGATAACATCATAGCGTCTGTGAAGGCAAACATTGctaagaaggaagaggagaaacgCGATTACAGTCAAAATTTTATTCATGAAATACTCAATGAAGTACAGAAAGGTGTGAACTCTGTCCCCAGCAATGCAAAATGTACTTTTAACAGAGAGTACAGCATGGATTTGTCTCTATATCTGTGCAAAATGGCAGCAGAAAGGTTTAAAGCCATGCATGAAGCATTCCGAAAGGCAAATGACCCAGTTGTGTACCTGAACAGCAAGAGAGAATATTTCTTCCAATGTTTCCAGATTTCCTGCCAAGGAGCCACTTCAGTCACAACTTTTGCTGTTCTCCTTTGTGACAAGATTGAGCCAGCTCTTCGTCGTGCTGTCTATGAGAGGATGGCTAAAGACATTGCTGAAGACATGCGGGGcaaattcccagatttccaggGCAACCGAGCCAATCTGGAAGTTTGGATCTTGAAATACCTGGCAGAACAGGAAAATTTTGAGTATTTCAAGCAGTACCTTAGGTCTCCAAAACAGTTTTTTGAGAGTTACATTGAGATACGAGTTAGGAAGCACTGTTTCGATGGGAGTAGGAGGCTGAGCGTGTTTTTAGATTTCTCCTTGGATCTTCTCTATCAAAACATCCTGTCAGCCATTTCTTTATCAACTCAAATTGtcaaagacagaaaagacagagaagacAAAGTCTCTCTCTGGCTGGATGAGTTTTGCAGGGAGCTGTCAGAGGTGATCAACTTGCCCAGAAGTGACCTGAAGGGCATCGAGCACCAGGAGGTCACAGACATTGAGTTCCTGAGCAGTGCCATGGCAGAAGCTCTGGATGACCTGAGGGACAGGCTCATGAAAGAATTGGCTGATGCTGACCTGAGCTCATTTCCAAGGCAGCCTCACACCATCCTGGTGGAGCATTTTtcagggtgctgggcacagtgTCCCTTTTGTGGGACTGTCTGCACAAACACAATGCGGGATCACGATCGAGACCATCAGGTGGTCTTTCATCGCCCACGAGCTTTGATGGGAACCACGTGGCCTGGGACAGACCAGCTGGTCATTGATATTTGTTCCAGCCTTGTTACAACTAAACTCAAATTCACGTTTGATAACAGCAAATTGATCCCCTACAAGAATTACCGGGATGTTGGACCCCCTTATTCCACTTGGAACATTCTTCCTGACTCATCCATGCAGGCGTACTGGAAATGGTTTGTGTCTCATTTCAGGACACAGTTGGAAGCTTTGTGTAATGGGAAATTTCAGGGCAAAGGAGAAATCCCTGAGGCTTGGGGGAGAATTACCAAGCAGGAAGTACTGTCTGATCTCAACAAGTATAGCCCAtgtcagcagagaaaaagatcCAAGAAGTATTTGACAATTCAATCTGCTTTTTACGAGATTctccacaaaataaaatcacattag